A single region of the Manihot esculenta cultivar AM560-2 chromosome 12, M.esculenta_v8, whole genome shotgun sequence genome encodes:
- the LOC110627285 gene encoding scarecrow-like protein 32: protein MMQFTETPPPPLQFHGQITAPISNPTVNKINQTQRTRPWPGFPTSKALGSLGDANCMEQLLVHCANAIESNDATLAQQILWVLNNIAPPDGDSNQRLTCAFLRALVARAAKNGTCKLLAAMANANCTLAINTHKFSVIELAGFVDLTPWHRFGFTAANAAIIEAIDGYSSVHIVDLSMTRCMQIPTLIDAIANRFEVTPLIKLTVAGATEDIPPMLDLSYDELGAKLINFARSRNVIMEFRVVHSSYADGFSSLIEQLRVQNLVYTENGEALVVNCQMLLHYIPEETISSSIPRTNSSNPYSVVESSLRTMFLKSLWSLDPTIVVLVDEDADLISNNLVCRLRSAFNYLWIPYDTMDTFLPRGSKQRQWYEADICWKIENVIAHEGLQRVERLETKSMWVQRMKNANFRSISFGEDAVSEVKTMLGEHAAGWGLKKEEDDLVLTWKGHNVVFATAWMSA, encoded by the coding sequence ATGATGCAATTCACTGAAACCCCACCACCACCTTTGCAGTTTCATGGCCAAATCACTGCTCCAATCTCAAACCCCACCGTGAACAAGATTAACCAAACTCAAAGGACCCGTCCATGGCCTGGGTTTCCTACTTCAAAAGCTTTAGGCAGTTTAGGTGATGCAAATTGCATGGAGCAGCTTTTAGTCCACTGTGCAAACGCAATTGAAAGTAACGATGCCACTTTAGCTCAACAGATTCTTTGGGTTTTAAACAACATTGCACCCCCAGATGGTGACTCAAATCAGCGCTTAACGTGTGCTTTCCTTAGAGCTCTCGTTGCACGTGCTGCCAAGAATGGTACTTGCAAACTCCTCGCAGCTATGGCGAATGCTAACTGCACTCTTGCTATAAATACCCACAAATTCTCTGTCATTGAGCTTGCTGGGTTTGTGGACTTAACCCCATGGCATCGCTTCGGTTTCACTGCTGCTAATGCTGCTATTATAGAAGCCATTGATGGGTATTCATCTGTTCATATTGTGGATTTAAGCATGACTCGTTGCATGCAAATCCCTACTCTTATTGATGCTATAGCAAATCGCTTTGAGGTCACTCCTTTGATAAAGCTCACAGTTGCTGGTGCCACTGAAGATATTCCCCCTATGCTTGATCTTTCTTATGACGAGTTGGGTGCCAAGTTGATAAACTTTGCAAGGTCCCGCAATGTAATAATGGAGTTTAGAGTCGTCCATTCAAGTTATGCAGATGGATTCTCTTCTTTAATCGAGCAGCTACGAGTGCAGAATTTGGTCTACACAGAAAATGGCGAGGCTCTTGTTGTAAACTGTCAGATGTTGCTCCATTACATCCCTGAAGAAACCATTTCTAGTAGTATTCCTCGTACCAACTCATCAAATCCATACTCTGTTGTCGAGTCTTCTCTTCGAACCATGTTTCTGAAATCCCTTTGGAGTTTAGATCCAACAATTGTAGTGTTAGTAGATGAAGATGCAGATTTAATATCAAACAATCTGGTGTGTAGATTAAGGTCAGCCTTCAATTATCTATGGATTCCTTATGATACAATGGACACATTTCTTCCAAGGGGAAGCAAGCAAAGGCAGTGGTATGAAGCAGACATATGCTGGAAGATTGAGAATGTGATCGCTCATGAAGGTCTGCAAAGGGTTGAGAGGCTGGAAACAAAGAGCATGTGGGTTCAGCGGATGAAGAATGCTAATTTTAGAAGCATTTCTTTCGGTGAAGATGCAGTTTCTGAAGTTAAGACAATGCTTGGGGAACATGCAGCTGGGTGGGGattgaagaaggaagaagacgACCTCGTTCTTACTTGGAAAGGACATAATGTTGTATTTGCCACTGCTTGGATGTCTGCTtaa